Part of the Flavobacterium sp. MDT1-60 genome, TGCCTTCATTTTCTTTAGAGCTTTTACTTTAACTATATCCTGATCTGTAGAAGTTTCCATGTATTTAAACTTTTTATTACTAATTTACGGTTTTTCTGTCAAATAGAAATTTGAAAAAGCTTCTAGTTTTAAAGAAATCCATGACATGTAAAGGTTTGCCACGAATTGCACTAATTTCCACTAATTATTTTGGTGCAATTTTCAACAAATGAAATTCTGAATTCGGTTTTTATCTAAAAACTGAATTCGTGCTAATTCGTGAAATTCGTGGCAAAAAAATAATATTTAAATTGTACTTTTGCGAACTGAAAATCTGAAAAATATGATTATCCAAAAAAGTAGGGAAGAAATCGAATTAATGCGCGAAAGTGCTTTGATCGTATCTAAAACATTAGGAATGATTGCTTCTGAAATTAAAGAAGGAGTTACCACATTATATCTTGACAAATTAGCCGAGGAATTTATTCGTGATCATGGTGCAGTACCAAGTTTTCTTGGATTGTATGATTTCCCGAATTCTCTTTGTATGAGTCCAAATGCACAGGTTGTACACGGAATTCCTAACAATACACCTTTGAAAAGCGGAGACGTTATTTCAGTAGATTGTGGTGCGTTCAAAAACGGATATCACGGTGATCATGCTTATAGTTTCGAAATTGGAGAAGTTGCTCCGGAAGTTAAAAAGCTTTTGAAAGTAACTAAAGAATCTCTTTATGTAGGTATCAGAGAATTTAAAGCTGGAAATCGCGTTGAAGATGTTGGAAATGCGATTCAAAAATATACGGAATCTCACGGTTACGGCGTTGTTCGTGAACTAGTTGGTCATGGTGTAGGGCAAAAAATGCACGAAGAACCAGAAATGCCGAACTACGGAAAACGCGGTCGTGGAAAACTTTTCGTTGAAGGAATGGTCGTTGCAATCGAACCTATGATCAATATGGGAACCAAAAACATTAAACAATTAAAAGACGGCTGGACAATCTTAACTGCTGACGGAAAACCAAGTGCGCATTTCGAACACGATGTGGCGCTAATTGATGGAAAACCAGAATTATTATCGACTTTTCAATACATCTACAAAGCATTAGGAATCGAAAGCAACGAAGAAGACGAATTCAGAAAAGTGCCTTTAGTATTATAACACAGATTTCACAAATTTGCACGAAAATACTATATTGTTAAAAATTTCACCGATTTATGATGATGCTGAATGAGTTATATTTAAAAGAAGAGTCTTATAAAATTATAGGGATTTGTATGGAAGTCCATAAAATTTTAGGCAAGGGACATAGTGAAAAAGTTTACGGTGATGCATTAGAATATGAATTTCAAAGAAATGAAATTCCTTATAGTAGAGAATTAAAATACAATATCGCTTACAAAGACATTATATTATCAAGTTACTATTTTGCAGATTTCGTGATTTTTAATGAAATCATTTTAGAGCTAAAAGCAATTGCAACTCTTTCGAGTAGCGAAATTAAACAAACATTAAATTATCTGGCTGCATCAAAAAACAAACTAGGTTTACTGGTTAATTTTGGTGAAGACAGTTTAAAATATAAAAGAGTAATACTTTAACCCAAATCAAAGGTTCGTGAAATTTCACCACAACATTAATTAGTGCCAATTTGTGAAATTCGTGTTCAAATCTATTAAACCGTGAAGAAACTATTCAAATTAGTACTTAATACAATACCACGTCCATTATTAATTCGTTTGAGTTATGTGGCTCGTCCAATTTTAGCTTTATCTTTAAAAGGAGACAAATTTACTGACCCTATCGATGGGAAAAGTTTCAGATCGTTTTTGCCTTATGGATATGGAAAACAACGTAATAATGTGCTTTCACCAAGTACACTTTCATTAGAAAGACACCGTTTGCTCTGGCTGTATCTAAACGATCAGACTGATTTTTTTACAGCGCCAAAAAAGGTTCTTCATTTTGCTCCGGAACAAGCTTTTTATAAATTATTCCGCAAGCAAAAAAACCTTGATTATACTACAACCGATTTGTTTTCGCCTTTGGCAGATGTAAAAGCAGATATATGTAATTTGCCTTTTAAAGACAATGAATATGATGTGATTTTGTGTAATCACGTTTTAGAACATATTCCGGATGACACAAAAGCAATGCAGGAATTATTCCGGGTTTTAAAACCTGGTGGAATGGCCGTTTTGCAAATCCCACAGGATTTATCTAGAGAAGTTACTTTTGCTGATGACTCTATTACAGACCAAAAAGAACGTGCTAAAATATTCGGTCAATACGATCACGTTCGTATTTATGGTCGCGATTATTTTGACAAATTAAGAAGCATTGGTTTCATAGTAATCGAAGAAGATTACACCAATAAAATTACACCAGAATTGGTAGAGAAATATTGTTTGGCAAAAGGAGAAATTATTCCACTTTGCTTCAAACAGGAAAATTAGTTTTTCCACCATATAAGTAATATAAGTTCATTTAAAAAGTTTTCAGAATAGCCCAATTTTGAAAACTTTTTACTTTTATAAGCCTAACCAAAATCATACAAACCAAACCTCAAATCTTGGAACCTACAAAATCATTTCAATTTTGTTTTGACATCAGTTTTGACAAAAATCTTAATGCCTTTATTCCAACTGCTTATATTGTTGAGAATACTACTGAAATTAAATATCTGGACAAAAAAGCAACAGCCAGCATACTTGAAAGTTTCGGAATTATTTTTGAAAATTTAGATTCCAATACAAAAAAAATACTGACGGTTTGCGAATCTTTAAAGTCTGATTTTATTTTCAAAAAATTCAGTGCAAAAATCAAATCGGCCAAGACAATTGCTGACTTGCAAAAAGATTCGAAAATTGATTTTGCCATTCGTCAGCATTTAAAATTAAATTTAGATTCCTTTTATACTTTAATTGTACAGGAACAATTTCCGTTGTCAATCAACATCGGACCTGAAAAGGATTTTTATCGCTCAAAAGTTGATATTAGTCCACTGTATTTTGAACCACAAATTCAATTCGATAAACACACCGAAGGAATTACCTATACTCTTTCTTTAAAAGAAAATGAAACTACATTTTCACCAATGAATAGTAGCGTGGATATGCTGCTGGATGAGCCGGGCTGGTTAATTATCGATAAAAAATTAGGAAAATTAAAAGAGCTTAATTCTAAAAAACTTTCTCCTTTTCTAAAGAAAAAATCGATCGAAATACCTTCAAAATTAGTTGATGATTACTTTAAAAGTTTTATTCCTGAAATAGCTAAAAAAATCGACATTCAAGCTACAGGCTTTGAAATTGAACTTCGTGACAAAATAGTTTCCTGTACGATTCAGCCTGTTTATGATTTCTTCAAAAACTGTTATTATCTCAACCTTTATTTTGATTATAATGGATATTCATTTGATGCCAGTAAAACCAAAAAGACACATTCGTTTGTGGATTTCAGCGTTGCCAATGAACCTAAAATAATTCAGTTTAAACGAAGTTCTGACGAAAGTTTATATACAGATAAATTGCTACAACTTAGTTTGATAAAAATCAAAAACGAATTATTCGGATCGAATTCAGATGCCGAAACGCACGATCCTTACGCTAATATCCAATTTGTTATTGACCATAAAGAAGAGCTTGAAA contains:
- the map gene encoding type I methionyl aminopeptidase, with the translated sequence MIIQKSREEIELMRESALIVSKTLGMIASEIKEGVTTLYLDKLAEEFIRDHGAVPSFLGLYDFPNSLCMSPNAQVVHGIPNNTPLKSGDVISVDCGAFKNGYHGDHAYSFEIGEVAPEVKKLLKVTKESLYVGIREFKAGNRVEDVGNAIQKYTESHGYGVVRELVGHGVGQKMHEEPEMPNYGKRGRGKLFVEGMVVAIEPMINMGTKNIKQLKDGWTILTADGKPSAHFEHDVALIDGKPELLSTFQYIYKALGIESNEEDEFRKVPLVL
- a CDS encoding GxxExxY protein; this encodes MNELYLKEESYKIIGICMEVHKILGKGHSEKVYGDALEYEFQRNEIPYSRELKYNIAYKDIILSSYYFADFVIFNEIILELKAIATLSSSEIKQTLNYLAASKNKLGLLVNFGEDSLKYKRVIL
- a CDS encoding class I SAM-dependent methyltransferase; amino-acid sequence: MKKLFKLVLNTIPRPLLIRLSYVARPILALSLKGDKFTDPIDGKSFRSFLPYGYGKQRNNVLSPSTLSLERHRLLWLYLNDQTDFFTAPKKVLHFAPEQAFYKLFRKQKNLDYTTTDLFSPLADVKADICNLPFKDNEYDVILCNHVLEHIPDDTKAMQELFRVLKPGGMAVLQIPQDLSREVTFADDSITDQKERAKIFGQYDHVRIYGRDYFDKLRSIGFIVIEEDYTNKITPELVEKYCLAKGEIIPLCFKQEN